One window of the Brevibacterium limosum genome contains the following:
- the rpsB gene encoding 30S ribosomal protein S2 produces the protein MAVVTIRQLLDSGVHFGHQTRRWNPKMKRFIFTERNGIYIIDLQKSLGYIDNAFEFVKETVAHGGSILFVGTKKQAQESIAEQAQRVGQPYVNQRWLGGMLTNFQTISMRLRRLKELEEIDFDDVAGSSHTKKELLILRREKDKLEKTLGGIRDMQRTPSAVWIVDTKKEHLAVDEAKKLGIPVIGILDTNCDPDDVNYPIPGNDDAIRSVSLLTRVVADAVAEGLIARHSSDDASGEKNVSAVEPMPEWERELLEGNAPASEEAASPAADAAAAAEEATDEPPAEAAAEAADKATEAPAAEAAGAADSTESTES, from the coding sequence ATGGCCGTCGTCACCATCCGCCAGCTGCTCGACAGCGGCGTTCACTTTGGACACCAGACCCGTCGTTGGAACCCGAAGATGAAGCGCTTCATCTTCACCGAACGCAACGGCATCTACATCATCGACCTGCAGAAGTCGCTGGGCTACATCGACAACGCCTTCGAATTCGTCAAGGAGACCGTGGCCCACGGCGGCTCGATCCTCTTCGTCGGCACCAAGAAGCAGGCCCAGGAATCCATCGCTGAGCAGGCACAGCGCGTGGGTCAGCCCTACGTCAACCAGCGTTGGCTCGGCGGTATGCTCACGAACTTCCAGACCATCTCGATGCGTCTGCGCCGGCTGAAGGAACTCGAAGAGATCGACTTCGACGACGTTGCAGGCTCCTCGCACACCAAGAAGGAACTGCTCATCCTGCGTCGCGAGAAGGACAAGCTCGAGAAGACCCTCGGCGGTATCCGCGACATGCAGCGCACCCCGTCGGCCGTCTGGATCGTCGACACCAAGAAGGAACACCTCGCAGTCGACGAAGCCAAGAAGCTGGGCATCCCGGTCATCGGCATCCTCGACACCAACTGCGACCCGGACGACGTCAACTACCCGATCCCGGGCAATGACGACGCCATCCGTTCGGTCTCGCTGCTGACCCGCGTGGTCGCCGATGCCGTGGCCGAAGGCCTCATCGCCCGCCACTCCTCGGACGACGCCAGCGGTGAGAAGAACGTCTCCGCCGTCGAGCCCATGCCCGAATGGGAGCGCGAGCTGCTCGAAGGCAACGCTCCCGCCTCTGAGGAAGCCGCCTCTCCTGCCGCAGACGCCGCAGCCGCGGCTGAAGAGGCGACCGACGAGCCCCCAGCTGAGGCTGCTGCCGAAGCCGCTGACAAGGCGACCGAAGCACCTGCCGCTGAGGCCGCGGGAGCCGCCGACTCCACCGAGTCGACCGAGTCCTGA
- the tsf gene encoding translation elongation factor Ts, which yields MANYTAADIKALREKTGAGMMDVKKALDESDGDQAKAMEALRIKGLKGATKREGRSTSDGLVATSVEGGSGTMIELNSETDFVAKSEPFVKLSEEVLELAVANKADSAESLLAAETDGKPVSQFITESGASLGEKVDLRRVGRLEGAKIASYLHRTNKDLPPQVGVLLAFEGDDETVAHDVAVHIAAMAPKYFSREDVPSDIVENERRIAEDTAKNEGKPEQALPKIIEGRVNGFFKENCLLDQGFAKDPKQSVAKVLEAAGVKATGFLRYRVGA from the coding sequence ATGGCAAACTACACTGCCGCTGATATCAAGGCACTGCGCGAGAAGACCGGCGCCGGAATGATGGACGTCAAGAAGGCTCTCGACGAGTCCGACGGCGACCAGGCGAAGGCCATGGAGGCACTGCGCATCAAGGGCCTCAAGGGCGCCACCAAGCGCGAAGGCCGCTCGACCTCCGACGGTCTGGTCGCGACCTCCGTCGAAGGCGGATCCGGCACCATGATCGAGCTCAACTCGGAGACCGACTTCGTTGCGAAGTCCGAACCGTTCGTCAAGCTCTCCGAAGAGGTCCTCGAACTGGCCGTGGCGAACAAGGCCGACTCGGCCGAGTCACTGCTCGCCGCTGAGACCGACGGCAAGCCCGTCTCCCAGTTCATCACCGAATCCGGTGCCTCCCTGGGTGAGAAGGTCGACCTGCGTCGCGTGGGCCGCCTCGAGGGCGCCAAGATCGCCTCCTACCTGCACCGCACCAACAAGGACCTGCCTCCGCAGGTCGGCGTGCTGCTGGCATTCGAAGGTGACGACGAGACCGTGGCACATGATGTCGCCGTGCACATCGCCGCCATGGCCCCGAAGTACTTCTCCCGCGAAGACGTTCCCTCCGACATCGTCGAGAACGAGCGTCGCATCGCCGAAGACACCGCGAAGAACGAAGGCAAGCCCGAACAGGCACTGCCGAAGATCATCGAGGGTCGCGTCAACGGCTTCTTCAAGGAGAACTGCCTGCTCGACCAGGGATTCGCCAAGGATCCCAAGCAGTCCGTGGCCAAGGTGCTCGAGGCTGCCGGCGTCAAGGCCACCGGCTTCCTGCGCTACCGCGTCGGAGCCTGA
- the pyrH gene encoding UMP kinase has translation MTSTPVHESSYASRAVRTHRRRVLLKLSGEVFGGGKIGVDPDVVAAVAREVAPTTEDVEVSIVVGGGNFFRGAELSQRGMDRTRADYMGMLGTVMNCLALQDFLEQTGVDTRVQTAIPMSQVAESYIPRRAMRHMEKNRVVIFGAGAGLPYFSTDTVAAQRALEVHADEVLIAKNGVDGVYTADPNVDPSAEKIAEISYQDALQRGLKVVDATAFSLCMDNKLPMHVFGMEGEGNLQKAIIGEKIGTVVH, from the coding sequence ATGACAAGCACCCCTGTTCACGAATCCAGCTACGCCAGCCGAGCGGTGCGCACTCACCGCCGCCGTGTTCTGCTCAAGCTCTCCGGGGAGGTCTTCGGCGGCGGCAAGATCGGCGTCGATCCCGACGTCGTGGCCGCGGTCGCCCGCGAGGTCGCCCCCACCACCGAAGACGTCGAAGTCAGCATCGTCGTCGGCGGCGGCAACTTCTTCCGCGGAGCCGAGCTCTCCCAGCGCGGAATGGACCGCACCCGTGCCGACTACATGGGCATGCTCGGCACCGTGATGAACTGCCTGGCCCTGCAGGACTTCCTCGAGCAGACGGGTGTCGATACCCGCGTGCAGACCGCGATCCCGATGTCGCAGGTCGCCGAATCCTATATTCCCCGCCGCGCCATGCGGCACATGGAGAAGAACCGCGTCGTCATCTTCGGCGCCGGCGCCGGACTCCCGTACTTCTCCACCGACACCGTGGCCGCCCAGCGTGCACTCGAGGTCCACGCCGATGAGGTCCTCATCGCCAAGAACGGTGTCGACGGCGTCTACACCGCCGACCCGAACGTCGACCCCAGTGCGGAGAAGATCGCCGAGATCAGCTACCAAGACGCCCTGCAGCGCGGCCTCAAGGTCGTCGACGCGACCGCCTTCAGCCTGTGCATGGACAACAAGCTGCCGATGCACGTCTTCGGAATGGAAGGCGAGGGCAACCTGCAGAAGGCCATCATCGGTGAGAAGATCGGCACGGTCGTTCACTGA
- the frr gene encoding ribosome recycling factor, protein MIEETLAEAREKMDKAVEFTQDDFASIRTGRANPALFADIEIDYYGAPTPLQQLASFQTPEARTILVTPYDKGTLGDIETALRNSDIGANPANDGNVIRIVLPDLTEERRKEYVKIVKGKAEDGKVSIRNIRRHAKETLERIKKDGEAGEDEVTRSISELDDLTKSKVESVDKLLAQKEAELLEV, encoded by the coding sequence GTGATTGAAGAGACACTGGCCGAAGCCAGAGAGAAGATGGACAAGGCCGTCGAATTCACGCAGGACGACTTCGCGTCGATCCGCACCGGCCGCGCCAACCCCGCACTGTTCGCCGACATCGAGATCGACTACTACGGTGCTCCGACGCCGCTGCAGCAGCTCGCCTCGTTCCAGACGCCCGAGGCTCGCACGATCCTCGTGACTCCCTACGACAAGGGCACGCTGGGCGATATCGAGACCGCCCTGCGCAACTCCGACATCGGCGCGAACCCCGCCAACGACGGCAACGTCATCCGCATCGTCCTCCCGGACCTCACCGAGGAGCGCCGCAAGGAGTACGTCAAGATCGTCAAGGGCAAGGCCGAAGACGGCAAGGTCTCCATCCGCAACATCCGCCGTCACGCCAAGGAGACGCTCGAGCGCATCAAGAAGGACGGCGAAGCCGGTGAGGACGAGGTCACTCGCAGCATCTCCGAACTCGACGATCTGACGAAGAGTAAGGTCGAAAGCGTCGACAAGCTGCTTGCGCAGAAGGAAGCTGAGCTGCTCGAGGTCTGA
- a CDS encoding phosphatidate cytidylyltransferase: MIAVTGSDSPASDPAPLGEPDPSGEAAQVESPFPRRRDLRNSDKPFSPDDPESNPTVEEAEDGAEPESKDYGRAGRNLPAAIGMGLLIGGVVLASLVFLPISFLFIILVGIVAAMWELANALSRSGSLVSRVPTMVSAACMVVATYIGGREALWVTFAASAGAVMLFTMVERRKNAVKDVSLSLFALTYVGLMACFIVYLLTQPDGNFYIIIFLAAVVASDTGGYVFGVLWGKHPIAPRISPKKSWEGYLGSTVFAAVVATILAVTVVDAPFWTGLVIGAVIPAFATLGDFSESMIKRDLELKDMGTLLPGHGGVMDRLDSILPTAPVALVLFSVLPGYL, translated from the coding sequence ATGATTGCCGTGACAGGGTCCGACAGTCCCGCCTCAGATCCGGCTCCCCTCGGGGAGCCGGATCCGTCCGGCGAGGCAGCGCAGGTGGAGTCCCCGTTCCCCAGACGTAGGGATCTGCGCAACTCGGACAAGCCGTTTTCGCCCGACGACCCGGAGTCGAATCCCACCGTCGAGGAAGCAGAAGACGGGGCCGAACCGGAATCGAAGGACTACGGTCGGGCCGGCCGCAACCTGCCGGCCGCGATCGGCATGGGACTGCTCATCGGCGGCGTGGTGCTCGCCTCACTGGTGTTCCTGCCGATCTCCTTCCTCTTCATCATCCTCGTCGGCATCGTCGCCGCGATGTGGGAGCTGGCGAACGCTCTGTCGCGTTCGGGTTCCCTGGTCTCCCGGGTACCGACCATGGTGTCGGCCGCCTGCATGGTCGTCGCCACCTACATCGGCGGCCGCGAAGCTCTCTGGGTGACGTTCGCCGCCAGCGCCGGAGCAGTCATGCTCTTCACGATGGTCGAGCGTCGGAAGAACGCAGTCAAAGACGTCTCGCTCTCCCTCTTCGCCCTGACCTACGTCGGCCTCATGGCCTGCTTCATCGTCTACCTTCTGACCCAGCCGGACGGCAATTTCTACATCATCATCTTCCTCGCCGCGGTCGTCGCCTCAGACACGGGCGGCTACGTCTTCGGCGTGCTGTGGGGCAAACACCCCATCGCCCCGCGGATCTCTCCGAAGAAGTCCTGGGAAGGCTACCTCGGCTCCACCGTCTTCGCCGCGGTCGTCGCAACGATCCTCGCGGTCACGGTCGTCGACGCACCGTTCTGGACCGGGCTGGTCATCGGTGCGGTCATCCCCGCCTTCGCCACCCTCGGCGACTTCAGCGAATCGATGATCAAACGCGACCTGGAACTCAAGGACATGGGCACCCTGCTGCCCGGCCACGGCGGCGTGATGGACCGACTCGACTCGATCCTGCCGACCGCCCCCGTCGCGCTCGTCCTCTTCTCGGTGCTGCCCGGCTACCTCTGA
- the rlmN gene encoding 23S rRNA (adenine(2503)-C(2))-methyltransferase RlmN, protein MSSQAGRRQTRPVVEHADGTTSTTPMRDGRPLLNFKSARVKQPPQHLADMTMDERIDAVTEMGLPGFRAKQISTHYFSHYVTDTEAMTDLPKDKRAEIQERFFPHLLTEVRRLRTENGDTIKFLWRLFDGALVESVLMRYRNRVTLCVSSQCGCGMNCPFCATGQQGLTRNMSTAEIVEQVVRANQVIAAGELAEAPRSDMPGAGETALGAEADDDDAAGESAFDGEATATSASGPERVSNIVFMGMGEPLANYKRVMNAVRRFVGPAPEGLGMSARRITISTVGLVPGINKLAAEDIPVTFALSLHAPDDELRDEMIPVNTRWKADEAIDAAFNYYQVTGRRVSIEYALIKDMNDHVWRAELLAKKLNARGRGWVHVNPIPLNPTPGSVWTASEPEVADEFVRRLIDQGIPTTIRDTRGSDIDGACGQLAAAD, encoded by the coding sequence GTGAGTTCTCAAGCAGGCAGAAGGCAGACCAGGCCCGTCGTCGAACATGCCGACGGCACGACATCGACGACCCCGATGCGCGATGGCCGTCCCCTTCTCAATTTCAAGTCCGCACGGGTCAAGCAGCCGCCTCAGCATCTGGCCGATATGACGATGGACGAACGCATCGACGCGGTCACAGAGATGGGACTGCCCGGATTCCGGGCCAAGCAGATCTCTACCCACTACTTCAGCCACTACGTCACCGACACCGAGGCGATGACGGACCTGCCCAAGGACAAGCGGGCGGAGATCCAGGAGCGGTTCTTCCCGCATCTGCTCACCGAGGTGCGTCGCCTGCGCACCGAGAACGGCGACACCATCAAGTTCCTGTGGCGCCTGTTCGACGGGGCTCTCGTCGAATCCGTGCTCATGCGCTACCGCAACCGAGTCACGCTGTGCGTGTCCAGCCAGTGCGGGTGCGGCATGAACTGCCCGTTCTGCGCCACCGGCCAGCAGGGTCTGACTCGGAACATGTCGACGGCCGAGATCGTCGAACAGGTCGTCCGCGCCAACCAGGTCATCGCCGCCGGAGAACTCGCCGAGGCTCCGAGATCGGATATGCCCGGTGCAGGTGAGACCGCTCTCGGCGCGGAAGCCGACGATGACGATGCGGCGGGGGAGTCCGCCTTCGACGGGGAGGCCACGGCCACCTCGGCGAGTGGGCCCGAACGGGTCTCGAACATCGTCTTCATGGGCATGGGCGAACCCCTGGCCAACTACAAGCGGGTGATGAACGCGGTGCGCCGCTTCGTCGGGCCCGCCCCGGAGGGCCTGGGCATGTCGGCCCGTCGGATCACGATCTCCACGGTCGGGCTGGTGCCGGGCATCAACAAACTCGCCGCCGAGGACATCCCGGTCACGTTCGCACTCAGCCTCCATGCACCCGATGACGAGCTGCGCGATGAGATGATCCCGGTCAACACCCGGTGGAAGGCCGATGAGGCCATCGACGCCGCGTTCAACTACTACCAGGTGACCGGTCGACGGGTGAGCATCGAATACGCGCTCATCAAGGACATGAACGACCACGTCTGGCGCGCCGAACTGCTGGCGAAGAAACTCAACGCACGCGGTCGCGGCTGGGTCCACGTCAACCCGATTCCGCTCAACCCGACCCCGGGCTCGGTGTGGACGGCCTCCGAACCGGAGGTCGCCGACGAATTCGTGCGCCGCCTCATCGATCAGGGCATCCCGACGACTATCCGCGACACCCGCGGTTCCGACATCGACGGCGCCTGCGGACAGCTCGCCGCAGCCGACTGA
- a CDS encoding DivIVA domain-containing protein, producing MADTTFPRMSGWKNGYDPKQVDSFFKRARESFERPTPQPGDLDSRAVRTVGFDLVRKGYHVAVVDAALDRLEDAFAKQARDRLIAQSGQDAWVSELTRVAASLRGRLVREPGERFDNPPPGVIGYDIDQVDDMCDKVNSYFTQGVAMSVDQVRRVLFKTGKGKKAYNEDQVDAFIDRVVEVMASVD from the coding sequence ATGGCGGACACGACTTTCCCTCGAATGTCCGGTTGGAAGAACGGATACGACCCCAAGCAGGTCGACAGCTTCTTCAAGCGTGCACGTGAGTCCTTCGAACGGCCGACGCCGCAGCCCGGCGATCTCGACTCCCGGGCGGTGCGCACGGTCGGCTTCGACCTCGTCCGCAAGGGTTATCACGTGGCCGTCGTCGATGCTGCGCTCGACCGTCTCGAAGACGCCTTCGCCAAGCAGGCGCGTGACCGTCTGATCGCCCAGTCCGGTCAGGACGCATGGGTCTCCGAGCTCACCCGTGTCGCGGCGTCCCTGCGGGGACGTCTGGTCCGCGAGCCCGGAGAGCGCTTCGACAACCCTCCTCCCGGAGTCATCGGCTACGACATCGACCAGGTCGACGATATGTGCGACAAGGTCAACTCGTACTTCACACAGGGCGTGGCGATGAGCGTCGACCAGGTCCGCCGCGTGCTATTCAAGACCGGGAAAGGCAAGAAGGCGTACAACGAGGACCAGGTCGATGCGTTCATCGACCGCGTCGTCGAAGTGATGGCCTCCGTTGACTGA
- a CDS encoding class I SAM-dependent methyltransferase codes for MTGHVLDCLQGLPDSLRQSISVLAAVPPYVPETAADFLPHEAFDFEPSTALFGGADGLDLVRRLITESLDWLAPDGVLLIELGRGQVAEATTFATERRLEAQSHLGEDEQTVLLELRGRN; via the coding sequence GTGACGGGGCATGTCCTCGACTGTCTCCAGGGACTGCCCGACTCACTGCGGCAGTCAATCTCTGTCCTCGCGGCCGTGCCGCCCTATGTCCCTGAAACTGCGGCCGACTTTCTGCCCCATGAGGCCTTCGACTTCGAACCGAGCACTGCTCTGTTCGGCGGTGCTGATGGGCTCGACCTCGTCCGACGGCTCATCACGGAGTCGCTCGACTGGCTGGCTCCGGACGGAGTGCTGCTCATCGAACTCGGTCGTGGGCAGGTCGCAGAGGCCACCACATTCGCAACCGAGCGGAGGCTGGAAGCCCAGAGCCACCTCGGCGAGGACGAACAGACCGTGCTCCTCGAACTGCGTGGTCGAAACTGA